The proteins below are encoded in one region of Lactuca sativa cultivar Salinas chromosome 3, Lsat_Salinas_v11, whole genome shotgun sequence:
- the LOC111906671 gene encoding cytochrome P450 94A1, translated as MAADSFYGVLPLVILSLSVILFLRHRHSQLKTPCPQSYPLIGNLIGFLRNRHRFHDWVSDMLSTTPSLTLQVNGFLGLSHGICTADPTNLHHLLRSNFPNYIKGHRYTSVLHELLGRGIFNSDGHIWSSQRKIASYEFNTKSLRTFITNTVKSQISRSLIPHLSSAADAGELLDLQQVLRKFGFDNICNVAFGVDPGLLTSNSTHSNNLLFVQAFDSAVEHVSNRFMSPLPAVWKMKRFFNIGNERKYKQAIAMVNQFAMDIIKSKETQSDSKTDEDLLSRFMASSWDMGFNDEERRKFVRDIIISFVLAGKDSTATALTWFFWLLAGHPHCRDLIHKEFSMLMASSAYIHPENLNFDELKNLNYLHAALSESMRLFPPVPINSRLTVDHDKLPDGTYVGKGWFADYSAYAMGRMEKLWGSDCREFKPERWLDNNGLYQTLDQFKYPVFHGGFRMCLGKEMAYLQMKSVVVAIMYEFEVEVIGGGGTPEKMVAPPYTLSLLLGMKNGLPVRLKKRQHP; from the coding sequence ATGGCCGCTGACAGCTTCTATGGTGTTCTTCCTCTCGTCATCCTATCTTTGTCGGTAATTCTGTTCCTACGCCATCGCCACTCTCAACTCAAAACCCCATGTCCCCAATCCTACCCACTCATCGGAAACCTCATCGGTTTCCTCCGCAACCGCCACCGTTTCCACGATTGGGTATCCGACATGCTTTCCACCACCCCTTCTCTCACACTCCAAGTCAACGGCTTCCTCGGCCTCTCACACGGTATCTGCACCGCCGATCCCACCAACCTCCACCACCTTCTCCGCTCCAACTTCCCCAATTACATCAAGGGCCACCGTTACACTTCCGTCCTCCACGAGCTTCTTGGCAGAGGAATCTTCAATTCCGACGGCCATATCTGGTCCTCCCAACGCAAGATTGCGAGTTATGAATTCAACACCAAGTCCCTTAGAACCTTCATCACCAACACTGTCAAATCCCAAATTTCCAGATCTTTAATCCCTCATCTTTCATCCGCTGCTGACGCCGGAGAATTACTCGATCTACAGCAAGTCCTCCGTAAATTCGGGTTTGATAACATATGTAACGTTGCGTTTGGGGTTGACCCAGGTTTATTGACATCGAATTCAACGCACTCGAACAATCTGTTGTTTGTTCAGGCATTTGATTCCGCAGTTGAGCATGTCTCCAACCGGTTCATGTCCCCTCTCCCGGCGGTGTGGAAGATGAAGAGATTCTTCAACATCGGTAATGAGAGGAAGTACAAACAAGCAATTGCAATGGTGAATCAGTTCGCCATGGATATAATTAAATCTAAAGAAACACAGAGTGATTCCAAAACTGATGAAGATCTACTCTCCAgattcatggcttcaagttgggaTATGGGTTTTAACGATGAAGAAAGGAGGAAATTTGTGAGAGATATTATCATTAGCTTCGTGCTTGCAGGTAAAGACTCAACAGCAACTGCACTTACGTGGTTCTTTTGGTTATTAGCTGGTCATCCTCATTGTCGAGATTTGATTCACAAAGAGTTTTCTATGTTAATGGCTTCATCGGCGTATATCCACCCAGAAAACCTCAATTTCGATGAGTTGAAGAATCTGAACTATCTTCATGCTGCTCTATCGGAGTCCATGAGACTCTTTCCACCTGTGCCAATCAACTCCAGATTGACGGTAGACCATGATAAGCTACCAGACGGGACATACGTCGGAAAAGGGTGGTTTGCAGATTACTCAGCCTACGCCATGGGGAGAATGGAGAAGTTATGGGGGTCAGATTGTAGAGAGTTTAAACCAGAAAGATGGCTGGATAACAATGGGCTATACCAGACATTGGATCAGTTTAAGTATCCGGTGTTTCATGGTGGGTTTAGGATGTGTTTAGGGAAAGAGATGGCTTACTTGCAGATGAAGTCCGTGGTTGTGGCTATCATGTATGAGTTTGAGGTTGAGGTGATTGGCGGTGGTGGAACGCCGGAAAAGATGGTGGCTCCGCCCTatactctctctcttcttctagGTATGAAAAATGGTTTACCTGTGCGACTAAAGAAACGGCAACATCCCTAA